ATTCCAAATTGCCGCATTAATTTAAGCCAATTATAAACGACTGTGTGGCTGATATCAAAGTGGATGGCTGTTTTTTGAATACTGGTAGAATGGTTCAAGTAATAGGTAATAACCGCTACCTTGAAATCATTAGAATAGTGTCGGCGTTTAAGCTGTTTAAGTCCGGTAGGACCAAAAGCTTTATAACGCGACACCCAAATTACTAATGGAGTATCACTCGGCATCTTATATTTCAGACACAGTGTGTGGAGTGAATTTTCACCATTTAAATATTCTTTAACTACTTTCAACTTAAAGCTGTAGGTATAATTACGTGTCAAAAAAGCACCTCCAAAACTTGATTTACATGTCCAAGTTTTGTAAGGCACTTCACTTATGGCACACTCCCGTGAATCTTAGAACTATTCTTCATGACCAAAGCGTTTAAGATATTCGCGAAATGATTCGTTATCGTTTATACTCCCATGTAATTTTTTTTCATACCAATTAATTTTATCTGTAAGAATTTCTAGATGTTTTTGTGTTTGTACTATCGAAGATTCTAGCTTAATTTGAGTTGATTTTAAAAGCGCAAGTCGTTTCTTTATTGTTGTGTCACCCTCTGCACGCCATGTAACATATTGTTTTAAGTCATCAATAGACATACCAGTGCCTTTTAGATGCTGAATGAACTTAAGCCATTCAATATCTTCTTTGAGAAAGTATCTTTGGCCATTTAAATTTCTAGGTATCTGTAATATACCTTCTTTTTCATAGTACCTAATTGTTGAATCAGGAATATGAAGTAGTTTTGCAGTTGTACCGATAGAATATTTAAATATTTGCTCTTTCATAAATATTTGATTCCTTCCACTTGACTTAAAGCTAACTTTAAGTAATAGAATAACACAAAAGTGTTCTTAAAGTATTAACTGAAGAAAGGAAGATATAGATGAATGAGAATAAAAATATAAAAAAAGGAATTGTTTTCCCTCTTGGCTTAAAAAACGATGCTTATGCAAAATATTTTATGGGACAGAGTTATTTAAATGAGCTAGTCAATGATTCAGATTTGAATGTAAGTGTTGGAGTGGTAACATTTGAGCCTCAATGCCGTAATAATTGGCACATCCATCATAATGGATATCAAATTTTATTAGTCACAGGCGGTGAAGGCTGGTATCAAGAAGAGGGGGAAATAGCTAAAAAATTAGTAGCAGGTGATGTAGTTGTTACACACGATGATATCAAGCATTGGCACGGGGCTACTAAGAATAGCTGGTTTTCGCATATTGCCATCACAGCAGGAAGGCCCGAATGGCTCGAAGCAGTTTCTGATAAAGAATATAATAAGTTGGAGGAGTAATTTTTTATGAAGAAAAAACAAACAGCTGGACATGATATTTTAGGAAGCTTTGCTCCAAAATTTGCAGAGTTAAATGATGATGTTTTATTTGATCAGATTTGGTCACGTGAAGAGCAGCTAGCGCTACATCAAAGAAGTTTAATTACTATTGCTGCATTGATTTCAACGGGGAATTTTGAACAACTTGATGCCCATCTTAAAATCGGAAAAGAAAATGGAATAACCAAAGCTGAAATTTCAGAAGTAATTACTCACTTAGCTTTTTATGTAGGCTGGCCGAAAGCGTGGTCGGCGTTTAATAGAGCTAAGTCTATATTTTAATTATTAATCTGAATCGGTTTTGAACACCTAGTTTTAAATTTAAAAAGACAAAATAATTATCTTGCATTGAAGTGGACTTTAAGGCTTAAAATATATTCAACAAAGGAAAAAAGAGGTTACTAATTATAGTCGATTTGTAAAGTAGGAAAGTGGGTTAATCAGTGATAGGGAGGATAATGAATGAATGTTAAAGAAACGAGTGAAATAACGGGTGTTTCAACTGCGGCAATTAGATATTATGAAAAAGAAAAATTGCTGCCAGAAATTGATAGAGATATTAATGGGAATCGCGAAATTGATGAGTGAATCATTAAACGAATTACATTTATTCTTAAGATGAGAGCAGCTGGAATGAGTGTAGATAATCTTAGAAAGTATATGCAGTTAGTTGATGCTCCAGGAGATAATGCACAGAAACAGATTGCTTTATTGAAAGAGCAATTAATACAGATGGAAGAAAAAAGAAATAATATTCAGGCTGCCGTTGAACTTTTACATTATAAATTAGACCATTATTATGATCACGTTAATTTAGCGGAAAAAGAATTAAAGCGGTTGGATCAGCAACATGATATAAGCAAGAAAATAAGAAATAACTAGTTAAGTTAATAGGAGGAATTTTAATGAAAGCAACAGTATTTATTAGACCTGGGGAGGTCAGCATAAAGGATGTACCTAAACCAAAGATTCAAAAATCATCAGATGCGATTATCCATGTAGTCAGAGCGAGCGTATGTGGTTCGGATTTATGGTGGTTTCGTGGAATTAGCAAAAGAGAAAGTAATACGTTTGTTGGTCACGAAGCAATTGGA
Above is a window of Liquorilactobacillus hordei DSM 19519 DNA encoding:
- a CDS encoding MerR family transcriptional regulator, which encodes MKEQIFKYSIGTTAKLLHIPDSTIRYYEKEGILQIPRNLNGQRYFLKEDIEWLKFIQHLKGTGMSIDDLKQYVTWRAEGDTTIKKRLALLKSTQIKLESSIVQTQKHLEILTDKINWYEKKLHGSINDNESFREYLKRFGHEE
- a CDS encoding MerR family DNA-binding protein — protein: MTFILKMRAAGMSVDNLRKYMQLVDAPGDNAQKQIALLKEQLIQMEEKRNNIQAAVELLHYKLDHYYDHVNLAEKELKRLDQQHDISKKIRNN
- a CDS encoding cupin domain-containing protein, producing MNENKNIKKGIVFPLGLKNDAYAKYFMGQSYLNELVNDSDLNVSVGVVTFEPQCRNNWHIHHNGYQILLVTGGEGWYQEEGEIAKKLVAGDVVVTHDDIKHWHGATKNSWFSHIAITAGRPEWLEAVSDKEYNKLEE
- a CDS encoding MerR family DNA-binding transcriptional regulator, with translation MNVKETSEITGVSTAAIRYYEKEKLLPEIDRDINGNREIDE
- a CDS encoding carboxymuconolactone decarboxylase family protein, which produces MKKKQTAGHDILGSFAPKFAELNDDVLFDQIWSREEQLALHQRSLITIAALISTGNFEQLDAHLKIGKENGITKAEISEVITHLAFYVGWPKAWSAFNRAKSIF
- a CDS encoding helix-turn-helix domain-containing protein gives rise to the protein MTRNYTYSFKLKVVKEYLNGENSLHTLCLKYKMPSDTPLVIWVSRYKAFGPTGLKQLKRRHYSNDFKVAVITYYLNHSTSIQKTAIHFDISHTVVYNWLKLMRQFGIKAVISSKIGRPKMVKKKKETSKKKTEQQLIERQQKQIRHLEQELSYTKIENVYLKKLDAVIRNKK